A section of the Actinomycetes bacterium genome encodes:
- the uvrB gene encoding excinuclease ABC subunit UvrB: MPEFKLVSDMPAAGDQPAAIEALVDGLHDGEPALTLLGVTGSGKTRTMAGVIERMGRPALVMAPNKTLAAQLTNEFKELFPGSAVEYFVSYYDYYQPEAYIPQTDTYIEKDSSLNEEIDRLRHSATLALLTRRDVIVVASVSAIYGLGSPEEYRDQMLWLQVGEEHDRDGVLRKLVSIHYDRNDLNFVRGKFRVRGDTLEVFPAYEEQAIRIEFFGDEVERILVMDPVTGEIVGERQDLFIFPATHYVASSARMQRAVSGIEAELAERLQELEREGKLLEAQRLRMRTSYDLEMLREVGFCNGIENYSRHIDGRGPGSPPNTLLDYFPSDFLLFLDESHVTVPQIGGMYEGDRSRKTTLVEHGFRLPSALDNRPLRFDEFLERIGQRVFVSATPGPYELRESGTVVEQIIRPTGLVDPEVLVRPTKGQIDDLIHEVKLRVEREQRTLVTTLTKKMAEDLTDYLLEMGLRVRYLHSEINTVERIEILRDLRLGEFDTLVGINLLREGLDLPEVTLVAILDADKEGFLRSETSLVQTIGRAARNVDGQVVMYADQVTASMRRAIHETNRRRKLQLDYNEANGIDPQTVRRRVTDIIQTLRGEEDEAGGRGRGRRGRAPTPGRGRAGRGEPAVSGMPRADLERLIQSLEEEMHEAAKDLRFEYAARLRDEVADLRRELRGMVEAGVS, from the coding sequence GTCGGGCAAGACCCGGACCATGGCCGGGGTGATCGAGCGCATGGGCCGGCCCGCGCTGGTGATGGCACCCAACAAGACCCTCGCGGCTCAGCTCACCAACGAGTTCAAAGAGCTGTTCCCGGGCAGCGCGGTCGAGTACTTCGTGTCCTACTACGACTACTACCAGCCCGAGGCGTACATCCCGCAGACCGACACCTACATCGAGAAGGACTCCTCGCTGAACGAGGAGATCGACCGCCTGCGCCACTCGGCCACCCTCGCCCTGCTCACCCGGCGCGACGTGATCGTGGTGGCCTCGGTCTCAGCCATCTACGGCCTCGGCTCCCCCGAGGAGTACCGCGACCAGATGCTGTGGCTCCAGGTCGGGGAGGAGCACGACCGGGACGGGGTGCTGCGCAAGCTGGTCTCCATCCACTACGACCGCAACGACCTCAACTTCGTCCGTGGCAAGTTCCGCGTCCGGGGCGACACCCTCGAGGTGTTCCCGGCCTACGAGGAGCAGGCCATACGGATCGAGTTCTTCGGCGACGAGGTCGAGCGCATCCTGGTCATGGACCCGGTCACCGGTGAGATCGTCGGGGAGCGGCAGGACCTGTTCATCTTCCCGGCCACCCACTACGTGGCCAGCTCGGCCCGCATGCAGCGGGCCGTCTCGGGGATCGAGGCGGAGCTGGCCGAGCGCCTGCAGGAACTCGAGCGCGAAGGCAAGCTGCTCGAGGCCCAGCGGCTGCGCATGCGCACCAGCTACGACCTCGAGATGCTGCGGGAGGTCGGCTTCTGCAACGGCATCGAGAACTACTCGCGCCACATCGACGGGCGCGGGCCGGGCAGCCCGCCGAACACCCTGCTCGACTACTTCCCGAGCGACTTCCTGCTGTTCCTCGACGAGTCCCACGTGACCGTGCCGCAGATCGGCGGGATGTACGAGGGCGACCGCAGCCGCAAGACGACCCTGGTCGAGCACGGCTTCCGCCTGCCGTCGGCCCTGGACAACCGGCCTCTGCGCTTCGACGAGTTCCTCGAGCGGATCGGCCAGCGGGTCTTCGTCTCGGCCACCCCGGGGCCCTACGAGCTACGCGAGTCCGGCACCGTGGTCGAGCAGATCATCCGCCCGACCGGCCTGGTCGACCCCGAGGTGCTGGTGCGGCCGACCAAAGGCCAGATCGACGACCTGATCCACGAGGTCAAGCTCCGGGTCGAGCGGGAGCAGCGCACGCTGGTGACCACGCTGACCAAGAAGATGGCCGAGGACCTCACCGACTACCTGCTCGAGATGGGCCTGCGCGTGCGCTACCTCCACTCCGAGATCAACACCGTGGAGCGGATCGAGATCCTGCGCGACCTGCGCCTGGGCGAGTTCGACACCCTGGTCGGCATCAACCTGCTCCGCGAGGGCCTGGACCTGCCCGAGGTCACCCTGGTCGCCATCCTCGACGCCGACAAGGAAGGCTTCCTGCGCTCGGAGACCTCGCTGGTGCAGACCATCGGCCGGGCCGCCCGCAACGTCGACGGCCAGGTGGTCATGTACGCCGACCAGGTCACGGCGTCGATGCGCCGCGCCATCCACGAGACCAACCGCCGCCGCAAGCTCCAGCTCGACTACAACGAGGCCAACGGCATCGACCCGCAGACCGTGCGGCGCCGGGTGACCGACATCATCCAGACGCTCCGCGGCGAGGAGGACGAGGCCGGCGGCCGCGGCCGGGGCCGCCGCGGCCGGGCGCCCACCCCGGGCCGGGGCCGGGCCGGGCGGGGCGAGCCGGCGGTCAGCGGGATGCCCCGCGCCGACCTGGAGCGGCTGATCCAGTCGCTCGAGGAGGAGATGCACGAGGCGGCCAAGGACCTGCGCTTCGAGTACGCCGCCCGCCTCCGCGACGAGGTGGCCGACCTCCGCCGCGAGCTGCGCGGCATGGTCGAGGCCGGCGTCAGCTGA